TGTTATGTACTAGGATAACCCATCAGACAAAGATATAAACCAAGGAACTTTGGTTGTTTTTAATTTGGATCCATCTGTTTCGTGTGAAGATCTTCTTCAAATATTTGGGGCTTACGGCGAGGTTAAAGAGGTgagtctttttcttttcttttttttttacacGCGAATGCTCATTGTAAAGCCTAAAGTTAAAAGAACCAATTGGGCTTGATCTTTATTCATAAGTAACCAAATATCATTGAAGCATTTATTCATGATTGCTaagaaattgttttttttttttttttttggaaattgtGATAACAGATAAGGGAGACGCCGAACAAAAAACATCACAAGTTTATAGAGTATTATGATGTTAGAGCTGCAGAAGCAGCTCTTAGATCCCTTAACAGGAGTGATATAGCCGGGAAACGAATAAAGCTTGAACCTAGTCGCCCTGGTGGAGCCCGCCGAAAGTAAGTATGCACAACGTTTAATATTTTTTCTTGCTTACCTTTTGATCAACGTGCTATTTAATTAAAGTAAATGATTAAATGATAGAAGTGTTAGTGGATGTTTTAAGTATTACTATTGTACTATGCTCATAGAGCTTTTAGGGCTAAACCACAACCAGGGACTTGCTTAACAAAATTATGGAAATTTGTGGGTTGAATCTGTCATAAATCCCATATTAAATACTTGGTGGTTTTTTGGATGATGGTAGAATGAAAGATTATTTATAGCTCGAAGCTTTAAACTGAAATTCACTGGACTGTTGTATGCATCGACTAACAtgtcttgtttttttttttaccataAAAGGTGCTGCCTTTTTTAGCCTTTTCCTCCTAACCAATATACCTGTTTGCCACCTATTTTTTTTGTGATAATTATTAATTGTAACAGTTTAATTTTCTGTTCTTTAATATAGCCTAATGTTACAACTGACTCAAGAGTTTGACCAAGATGACACTCGAAGTTTCGGACTTCAAGTTGTCCCCTCGATTGCCAACTCTCCTCCTGGTAAAACATCTTTTGTTAAAATTTTCGCTCCCTTgataaaaaattgtttttttttttactctTTCACCGTCTTACAAAATAATTTACGTAGCAGGTGTGTGGCCACAGTTTAGCAGCCCAATTGAGCATAGTCCTCTACAAAGTTTAACCAAGTCACCTGTCTTGGGTTCAATGAGCCCTACTTTTGGTAACAATTCACCGGGTTTGGCATCGATCTTACACTCCCAACCCGCCCGAATAGCACCAATCGGTAAGGACCATGCAAGGATTAACCGTAATCATCTCGAACCCAATATGTTCAATGGAAGTTCTAACAGTGGGCAAACATTTCAACAATCTCATTCGCTGCCCGACTCCACATTTAGTCCGTGTAACGAACCCGTATCCTCTCTAGGTGGTTCGAGCTCGACCGGTTCTGGGATAGAAACATTATCCGGTCCACAATTTTTATGGGGTAGTCCCAAAACGTACTCCGAACAACCCAAGGGACCTAGCCATGGGTTTCCTAGCACAGGTCGGTCACCAACCATGGCCCACCCGTTTACCTCATCCAAGGGCCCGACAGGTACGACCCATGGGTTTCCAATAACGGGTCGCCATGGATCTTTACTTGGTTCATCACAACACctccatcaacatcatcatcatcatcatcatcatgttggATCTGCTCCATCTGGGATTCCTTTTGAAGGACATTTCGGTCGCTATCGTGAGTCTCCCGAAACGTTATACATGAGCCCGCCTGCGTTTGGGGGTGCAAGTATAGGTCATATCGAAAGAGGGTTTTTAGGTTCTCGTGGGTCAGTTGAAAACAGTTCTCCAAGTTTTAGCAACTTGTCATCTCCCCGGATAAGTCCAATGTTTCTTGGAAATGGGCATTACTCGGGACCAGGGCCCACAATTGCAAGGCGTTTTGATCAAAGTGGAAGTCAAACGGATAGCAAGAAACAGTTTCAGCTCGATCTTGATAAAATCAGAAGTGGGGATGATACCCGAACGACTTTGATGATTAAAAACATTCCTAACAAGTAAGATCTGATTTTTTGCATCCCCTTAAAATTTAGTACTAGAAACAAGATTTCATCTTGATTATCTTTTATGTACTGCAGGTATACTTCAAAGATGCTGCTTGCTGCCATTGATGAATATAATAGTGGCACTTATGATTTTCTTTACTTGCCCATtgattttaaggtattattttCAGCATTACTTGCTAATTAAAGCACTCTTTTTCATCCTTTTTGATTGAGTAAACATGAAGTAATTAATTCCATTTTGATGCAGAACAAATGCAACGTGGGCTATGCATTTATTAATATGCTTTCTCCGGCGCACATAATCCCATTTTACCAGGTTTTCAACTCTAGTTTACTTTTGTCTATTTGACATCAATTTTTTGTATATGTGATTTACAAATCACCCAAGGAAGTTGTAGATGTTTTAAATAGTCATATTTGTTTATTTGTGTGGGTTGTTTTTTAGGCGTTCAATGGGAAAAAATGGGAAAAGTTCAATAGTGAAAAAGTTGCTTCATTGGCTTATGCTCGAATCCAAGGGAAGATGGCACTCGTGACCCACTTCCAAAACTCGAGCTTGATGAATGAAGATAAGCGTTGCCGCCCTATCCTTTTTCATTCAGATGGTTCAGAGGTCGCTGATCAGGTAATATATATTATGTTCATTTTAGATACCGAATTGAAGCCAATATTATTTGTTTCTTCAGGTAATATATTATGCTCATTTTAGATACTGAATATATACCAAATACACCCAAAATTTATTTAGAAAAATGTAAAGAATGAAAAATACTTgtgtaataatataaataattttaatt
The window above is part of the Rutidosis leptorrhynchoides isolate AG116_Rl617_1_P2 chromosome 1, CSIRO_AGI_Rlap_v1, whole genome shotgun sequence genome. Proteins encoded here:
- the LOC139886586 gene encoding protein MEI2-like 2 isoform X1 gives rise to the protein MQKSSHHFPFGSSKLTSMSFSKAVGSGVRETVTRSDAYNDPSSDVTLFSSSLPVLAHKKLIPTNTENDFQSIEDNGLLQDLEDHAIGNMLPDEDELLAGIIDRIDLNSLTYRADESEEYDLFGSGGGMELESDIDNVNLGISKVSMGDGVVGNGVAHYSIANGVGTVAGEHPYGEHPSRTLFVRNINSNVEDSELRTLFEQYGDIRTLYTACKHRGFVMISYYDIRAARTAMRALQNKPLRRRKLDIHYSIPKDNPSDKDINQGTLVVFNLDPSVSCEDLLQIFGAYGEVKEIRETPNKKHHKFIEYYDVRAAEAALRSLNRSDIAGKRIKLEPSRPGGARRNLMLQLTQEFDQDDTRSFGLQVVPSIANSPPAGVWPQFSSPIEHSPLQSLTKSPVLGSMSPTFGNNSPGLASILHSQPARIAPIGKDHARINRNHLEPNMFNGSSNSGQTFQQSHSLPDSTFSPCNEPVSSLGGSSSTGSGIETLSGPQFLWGSPKTYSEQPKGPSHGFPSTGRSPTMAHPFTSSKGPTGTTHGFPITGRHGSLLGSSQHLHQHHHHHHHHVGSAPSGIPFEGHFGRYRESPETLYMSPPAFGGASIGHIERGFLGSRGSVENSSPSFSNLSSPRISPMFLGNGHYSGPGPTIARRFDQSGSQTDSKKQFQLDLDKIRSGDDTRTTLMIKNIPNKYTSKMLLAAIDEYNSGTYDFLYLPIDFKNKCNVGYAFINMLSPAHIIPFYQAFNGKKWEKFNSEKVASLAYARIQGKMALVTHFQNSSLMNEDKRCRPILFHSDGSEVADQESPSSNSLNVQLHRSNGSDSGDSSGSPPKDDGATKHS
- the LOC139886586 gene encoding protein MEI2-like 2 isoform X2, encoding MQKSSHHFPFGSSKLTSMSFSKAVGSGVRETVTRSDAYNDPSSDVTLFSSSLPVLAHKKLIPTNTENDFQSIEDNGLLQDLEDHAIGNMLPDEDELLAGIIDRIDLNSLTYRADESEEYDLFGSGGGMELESDIDNVNLGISKVSMGDGVVGNGVAHYSIANGVGTVAGEHPYGEHPSRTLFVRNINSNVEDSELRTLFEQYGDIRTLYTACKHRGFVMISYYDIRAARTAMRALQNKPLRRRKLDIHYSIPKDNPSDKDINQGTLVVFNLDPSVSCEDLLQIFGAYGEVKEIRETPNKKHHKFIEYYDVRAAEAALRSLNRSDIAGKRIKLEPSRPGGARRNLMLQLTQEFDQDDTRSFGLQVVPSIANSPPGVWPQFSSPIEHSPLQSLTKSPVLGSMSPTFGNNSPGLASILHSQPARIAPIGKDHARINRNHLEPNMFNGSSNSGQTFQQSHSLPDSTFSPCNEPVSSLGGSSSTGSGIETLSGPQFLWGSPKTYSEQPKGPSHGFPSTGRSPTMAHPFTSSKGPTGTTHGFPITGRHGSLLGSSQHLHQHHHHHHHHVGSAPSGIPFEGHFGRYRESPETLYMSPPAFGGASIGHIERGFLGSRGSVENSSPSFSNLSSPRISPMFLGNGHYSGPGPTIARRFDQSGSQTDSKKQFQLDLDKIRSGDDTRTTLMIKNIPNKYTSKMLLAAIDEYNSGTYDFLYLPIDFKNKCNVGYAFINMLSPAHIIPFYQAFNGKKWEKFNSEKVASLAYARIQGKMALVTHFQNSSLMNEDKRCRPILFHSDGSEVADQESPSSNSLNVQLHRSNGSDSGDSSGSPPKDDGATKHS